The Scyliorhinus torazame isolate Kashiwa2021f chromosome 10, sScyTor2.1, whole genome shotgun sequence genome contains a region encoding:
- the LOC140384814 gene encoding rhodopsin, GQ-coupled: protein MPDFLSNLTAEGAGSPSQRCPTGGNGSGAGCVCSWCCCGLLNRILVITFMVILACGVVVGNIITVTVFLRSKQFRTPQGYLKVSLALADMMVGLLVVPFSVYTEVALVRSGALPVWYQGYSATGGSRPWQPCNLIGVVFAGCTFVSISTIFLLTAERSVAILKPLHKGSVITRRRTFLLISVSWVAAFLLATSPLLSSRLFVLEYNECSRMCNYAFVPEASRQPSWSILLLFPAFDFTILGGTLVVNVLSFSSIRRYSRRRKFLAEAESQPGSLRPSFSDIKAAKTIAILTLIFTASFSPVAAFVVGNVLGYRWCNFSFFAFWILASNSCCNVIIYSVRDHRFRKGLHQLFHKTLHPFPKNSC, encoded by the coding sequence ATGCCAGACTTCCTCAGTAACCTGACGGCAGAAGGGGCCGGCTCCCCCAGCCAGAGATGCCCCACTGGGGGTAACGGTAGCGGTGCCGGCTGTGTGTGCAGCTGGTGTTGCTGCGGCCTGCTGAACAGGATACTGGTGATCACCTTCATGGTTATCCTGgcttgtggggtggtggtgggcaaCATCATCACGGTGACGGTATTCCTGCGGTCCAAGCAGTTCCGGACGCCCCAGGGCTATCTGAAAGTCTCCCTGGCCCTGGCTGACATGATGGTGGGGCTGCTGGTGGTCCCTTTCTCCGTCTACACCGAGGTGGCCCTGGTGAGGAGCGGCGCGCTGCCAGTCTGGTACCAGGGCTATTCGGCCACGGGAGGCAGCCGGCCCTGGCAGCCCTGCAACCTGATTGGCGTGGTGTTCGCCGGCTGCACCTTCGTGTCCATCAGCACCATCTTCTTGCTGACGGCGGAGCGGAGTGTGGCCATCCTGAAACCTCTCCACAAGGGGTCAGTCATCACCCGCAGGAGGaccttcctcctcatctccgtgtcCTGGGTGGCGGCCTTCCTGCTGGCCACCAGCCCTCTGCTCTCCAGCCGCCTCTTTGTCCTGGAGTACAACGAGTGCAGCCGGATGTGTAACTACGCCTTTGTGCCCGAGGCTTCCCGCCAGCCCAGCTGGAGCATCCTGCTGCTCTTCCCGGCTTTCGACTTCACCATCCTGGGGGGGACTCTGGTGGTCAACGTGCTCTCCTTCAGCAGCATCCGCCGCTACTCCAGGAGGCGCAAGTTCCTGGCCGAGGCGGAGAGCCAGCCGGGCTCCCTGCGCCCCTCTTTTTCAGACATCAAAGCCGCCAAAACAATCGCCATCCTGACTCTGATTTTCACCGCTTCCTTCAGCCCCGTGGCCGCCTTCGTGGTGGGCAACGTGCTGGGCTACCGCTGGTGTAACTTCTCCTTCTTCGCCTTCTGGATCCTGGCGTCAAACAGTTGCTGCAATGTCATCATCTACAGTGTCAGGGACCACAGGTTCCGCAAGGGGCTGCACCAGTTATTCCACAAAACCCTGCACCCATTCCCAAAAAACAGCTGTTGA